A section of the Verrucomicrobium sp. GAS474 genome encodes:
- the lptB gene encoding LPS export ABC transporter ATP-binding protein: MIRGESLVKAYDGRTVVNGVTISVRKGEVVGLLGKNGAGKTTTFYMIVGIVPPTEGRVFLNGEDVTKMPMYRRARRGLGYLPQEESIFRKMTVEENLMAILEFLPLDESEREERCQELLLDFGLEGLRNNLALTLSGGEKRRLAIARALVTEPSILLLDEPFSGVDPLAVFDLQQIILSLRERGIGILITDHNVRETLSVVDRAYLIYEGKVESHGTSDFLINDPVTRDLYLGPRFSM; the protein is encoded by the coding sequence CTGATCCGGGGCGAATCGCTCGTGAAGGCCTACGACGGGCGGACCGTCGTCAACGGCGTCACGATCTCGGTGAGGAAGGGCGAAGTCGTCGGCCTCCTCGGCAAGAACGGCGCGGGGAAGACCACCACCTTCTACATGATCGTCGGCATCGTCCCGCCGACCGAGGGGCGCGTCTTCCTCAACGGCGAGGACGTCACGAAGATGCCGATGTACCGCCGCGCCCGCCGGGGCCTCGGCTACCTCCCGCAGGAGGAATCGATCTTCCGCAAGATGACCGTCGAGGAGAACCTCATGGCGATCCTCGAATTCCTCCCCCTCGACGAGAGCGAGCGCGAGGAACGGTGCCAGGAACTCCTCCTCGACTTCGGCCTCGAAGGGCTCCGCAACAACCTCGCCCTCACCCTCTCCGGCGGCGAGAAACGCCGCCTCGCCATCGCCCGGGCCCTCGTCACCGAGCCCTCGATCCTCCTCCTCGACGAACCCTTCAGCGGCGTCGATCCCCTCGCCGTCTTCGACCTCCAGCAGATCATCCTCTCCCTCCGCGAGCGCGGCATCGGCATCCTGATCACCGACCACAACGTCCGGGAAACCCTCTCCGTCGTCGACCGCGCCTACCTCATCTACGAGGGCAAGGTCGAGAGCCACGGCACCAGCGACTTCCTCATCAACGACCCCGTGACGCGCGACCTCTACCTCGGGCCGCGCTTCAGCATGTAA
- a CDS encoding ABC-F family ATP-binding cassette domain-containing protein: MLTLSGVSKSYGSRTLFEDVSLQINVGERIAIVGPNGAGKSTLFSLILGLNEPDDGTIVREKGTTLGFLPQETAPVGEETILQLATAITPEIGRLQKVILEWETEGKGSEDAYHDALGLFSELGGHALEPKAKRILSGLAFRDADFDKPARTMSGGWVMRAHLARLLVMEPDLLMLDEPTNHLDLESVGWFRNYLMGYPGAILMISHDRDFLNQLTEAVVAVAHGRLKRYRGNYDDYVVQKAADEERQLAAYKNQQKEIERLQDFADRFRAKASKASQAQSKLKQIERMEKIEAPLGTEKTIGFRFPQPKPSGQRVITLKNVDHAYGDHVVYKDLNFEVEKEERIVLVGPNGAGKSTMLKLLSGALPVQAGLRELGHNTKVGYFSQNRVEMLNSKRTVMEEILTCEKPVSEQVARTVLGSFLFRGDDAFKRISVLSGGEKSRLALVKLLLDPPNLLLMDEPTTHLDMGSIDAMIEALKQFSGTLIFISHDVYFIRALAKSVVHIHGGKPVRYAGDYQYYLDKSGAVSEKAALVAGGIGENARPEAPAEAKKQDGPSVFKTKEQKRAEAEARQARSKVKKEVEARLVAVEKEIAYLEAQQAELTALMADTANYDANGGGAEISRKLSETGATLNQKISEWDKVTAEMAELTGHAA, encoded by the coding sequence ATGCTCACCCTTTCCGGCGTCTCGAAGTCCTACGGCTCCCGCACCCTCTTCGAGGACGTCTCCCTCCAGATCAACGTCGGCGAGCGGATCGCCATCGTCGGCCCGAACGGCGCGGGCAAGTCGACCCTCTTCTCCCTGATCCTCGGCCTGAACGAGCCCGACGACGGGACGATCGTCCGCGAGAAGGGGACCACCCTCGGCTTCCTCCCGCAGGAGACCGCCCCCGTCGGCGAGGAGACGATCCTCCAGCTCGCCACCGCGATCACCCCCGAGATCGGCCGCCTCCAGAAGGTGATCCTCGAATGGGAGACCGAAGGCAAGGGAAGCGAGGACGCCTACCACGACGCCCTCGGCCTCTTCTCCGAACTCGGCGGCCACGCCCTCGAGCCGAAGGCGAAGCGGATCCTCTCCGGCCTCGCCTTCCGCGATGCCGACTTCGACAAGCCCGCCCGGACGATGAGCGGAGGCTGGGTCATGCGCGCCCACCTGGCCCGCCTCCTCGTCATGGAGCCCGACCTCCTGATGCTCGACGAACCGACCAACCACCTCGACCTCGAGTCGGTCGGCTGGTTCCGCAACTACCTCATGGGCTATCCCGGGGCGATCCTGATGATCTCCCACGACCGAGACTTCCTCAACCAGCTCACCGAGGCCGTCGTCGCCGTCGCCCACGGGCGGCTGAAGCGGTACCGCGGCAACTATGACGACTACGTCGTCCAGAAGGCCGCCGACGAGGAACGCCAGCTCGCGGCCTACAAGAACCAGCAGAAGGAAATCGAGCGCCTCCAGGACTTCGCCGACCGCTTCCGCGCCAAGGCCAGCAAGGCCTCCCAGGCCCAGTCGAAGCTGAAGCAGATCGAGCGGATGGAGAAAATCGAGGCCCCCCTCGGCACCGAGAAGACCATCGGCTTCCGCTTCCCCCAGCCGAAGCCGAGCGGCCAGCGCGTCATCACCCTGAAGAACGTCGACCACGCCTACGGCGACCACGTCGTCTACAAGGACCTCAACTTCGAGGTCGAGAAGGAGGAGCGGATCGTCCTCGTCGGGCCGAACGGCGCGGGCAAGTCGACGATGCTGAAGCTCCTCTCCGGCGCCCTCCCCGTCCAGGCGGGCCTCCGCGAGCTGGGCCACAACACGAAGGTCGGCTACTTCTCCCAGAACCGCGTCGAGATGCTGAACTCGAAGCGGACCGTGATGGAGGAGATCCTCACCTGCGAGAAGCCGGTCTCCGAGCAGGTCGCCCGGACCGTCCTCGGCTCCTTCCTCTTCCGGGGGGACGACGCCTTCAAGCGGATCAGCGTCCTCAGCGGCGGCGAGAAGAGCCGCCTCGCCCTGGTGAAGCTCCTCCTCGACCCGCCGAACCTCCTCCTCATGGACGAGCCGACGACCCACCTCGACATGGGGAGCATCGACGCGATGATCGAGGCGCTGAAGCAGTTCTCCGGCACCCTCATCTTCATCAGCCACGACGTCTACTTCATCCGCGCCCTCGCCAAGAGCGTCGTCCACATCCACGGCGGCAAGCCGGTCCGCTACGCGGGCGACTACCAATACTACCTCGACAAGAGCGGCGCCGTCTCCGAGAAGGCCGCCCTCGTCGCCGGCGGCATCGGCGAGAACGCCCGTCCCGAGGCCCCCGCCGAGGCGAAGAAGCAGGACGGCCCCTCCGTCTTCAAGACCAAGGAACAGAAGCGCGCCGAGGCCGAGGCCCGGCAGGCCCGCTCCAAGGTCAAGAAGGAGGTCGAAGCCCGCCTCGTCGCCGTGGAGAAGGAGATCGCCTACCTCGAAGCCCAGCAGGCCGAGCTCACCGCCCTCATGGCCGACACCGCCAACTACGACGCCAACGGCGGCGGGGCCGAGATCAGCCGGAAGCTCTCCGAGACCGGCGCGACGCTCAACCAGAAGATCAGCGAGTGGGACAAGGTCACCGCCGAGATGGCCGAACTGACCGGCCACGCGGCGTAA
- a CDS encoding YciI family protein, whose protein sequence is MKHFLVELSYSATPETIAAHRPAHRAYLQTGFDKGILLYSGPQVAAAGGILLARAETLEELQAFCAGDPFAVEGISTQRFVEFNPVLRQDFMTGWIEGK, encoded by the coding sequence ATGAAGCATTTCCTTGTCGAACTCAGCTACTCCGCCACCCCAGAAACCATCGCCGCCCACCGGCCCGCCCATCGCGCCTACCTCCAGACCGGCTTCGACAAGGGAATCCTCCTCTATTCCGGCCCCCAGGTCGCCGCCGCCGGGGGCATCCTCCTCGCCCGCGCCGAGACCCTGGAGGAGCTCCAGGCCTTCTGCGCCGGGGACCCCTTCGCCGTCGAGGGCATCTCGACCCAGCGTTTCGTCGAATTCAACCCCGTCCTCCGCCAGGATTTCATGACCGGCTGGATCGAAGGAAAGTAG